The genomic region CGTTTTGACGGGCCACCACGGGTGATAGCCGCTGGGTATCAGCTCTGCGAAGGAAAGCTTGTTGGGCCCAATGACCTCTTTGACGATCCGGCTTTTGATGACGCTCGCAATCGTTGTGCGCTACTGGCTAACCAGTTGCGTCGTCAGGGTATTTTTGAACCGCATCGCTTGCCACCTGAAGAAATGGAATACACCACACTACCTAAAGTGCTTGAAAAGCTTAAAGATCGCTTTGTTGACATTGGTGAGCCTGAGGCTAAGGCCCCAGGTTCTGGTGAGGGAGAAATCCACGAATAACAAAAAGGGGAGCATTGGCTCCCCTTTTTATTTTTTATCAAGGCAGAATTCTATATAAATTTTTGAGCCATTCAAGGAAAAAGGCATAACCAGCCGTTGGGATTTGCAAAGAATTTCTAAAGTGTGATTTTCTCCTGAAACAATAGCCGGGGTGGAGCTCTGAAGACTTATTCCGTTTTGCTCAAAACGCCTACGAAAAGCTCCACAAATCATGTTAGCCATTTCTCCAGCAGCATCTCTAACTTCATCGTTAATTTCTTCTGGTCGGTGCCCAAATAGGCTTTCCACTACACCGAACAGGGAATCTTTTTCAAAAGTAACCACGAAAGTGCCGGTAAAACCTTTGCCTGTTAGGCCCAGAATGGCGGAAACATCTCCTAAAGACTTCCGTTCCTGCCGTATGAATGTTTTTTCTGGGGTAGGGGTTTGGCCGGTGAAAGTGCTGATAACCTCCATAACTGATGCTTCAATGGCTTCTCCAATAGGCGACTTACCCATTGAACCTCCCGGAGTATTTTTATTTTCTATTCGAAAGAACTCTTTTAAAACTTTAAAGACTTTAGGCAAAGTTAATAAAAATTTTTAAGTTTCAAATGGTCGGGCACTCATGATGATTATTTGCCAACCAGAGTCGGCCAGAGAGTTTAAAATATTGAGGGTTCTCTTAGCGCGGTTTTCATCAAAATAAGCTAGGGGTTCGTCAAGCAGGAAAAAGGCCTTATGTTCAAAGAAAAGCTCAACCAAGGCAAGCCTTGCCGCCAGAAGCAACTGCACTTTAGTGCCGTCTGAAAGGGAATCAATAGGAAAAGCTTTTCCCTCCTGATTAATAGCTACCCAATCTCTCTTGAAAGCTTCTCTGTCAAAAAATAAGGAAGGGAAATTGAACCTAACAGAAATATAGCGACCTTCGGTTATTTCTTTAAAAATTTCTGCCACTTTATTTTCAAATTTTTCAAGATAGGCCTGATTTATTCTTTCTTTTAGTCTGGCGAGTATATCTGCTGAAGTGCGTAAGACTGCTTCAAGCCGCTTAAACCTAAGCAATTGCCTTTCAAGAATTTTTTTCTCATCAAGAAGCTCTTCATAGCGCGCGAGATCTGGTTTGCGAGCCACCCGGTCTTCATAAAGATCTTTTTCCTTGTCAAGTTTGATAATCTCAGCTTCAGTTCTTTCTAAGTTTTGGGCTACCTGGTTTAAAAGGTTTGATATGTTTTTTAGGCTGTGGCCTTGATAAGCTTTAATGGTTTTTAGAGAAAGCCCTTCTTCGAAGTCTCTAGGGTAATCTTTTATTTTAGTCTCAAGGTTTTTGATTTCTGTTTTTTTAGCACTTAGTTCTTCTTTTAGGGCTAGATATTTCTCTTCAAGATTTCTACGCTTTTGTTCAAGTGTTTTTATTTGGTTTCTAATTTCTTTGGCAAGCTTTTCTTGCTGGACAACTTTTTTTTGATTTTCTTTGAGATTTTCAATTTCTTTTTGAGTCTCTTCAATCTTATTTTTGAGAGGAGGTAAGTTTAGTTCTTCCTCTAAAGATGTTTCCAGTTGTTTTAATTTCCTCAGCTTTTGGATAGTTTGAAGTAGATTTTCAGGGGTCAAAAACTCTTTTTCAAGGTGAGTAATCTTTTTAGAGAGGTCAGCGAGTTTTACTTGAGGATAAATGTTTAGTTCAAGGTCCTGATACTTGAGATTTACTTTACCCTGGAATTCGATATTTCTAGAAGAGACTTCTTTACCGTTTATTAAAATAGTATTTCCAGCATTTAAAATTTCTATTTTCCCCCGAGAAAGAGAGGCCATTTTGAGAAAAGTTCGCCATTCATTTAGATAATCTTGGAGTTTTTCTGGATTTTGATTGGCTAAAGGCCCTAAAATTTCCTTTAACTTCTGATATTCTTGCTGTTTAGTAAACTCCTGGTGTAGTTGTTTAAGCTTGTCCTTAAGCAATCGGATTTCTCGGTTTATGAAATTTTTTTGGGCAAGCTGAGAAATAAGCTTTCTCTCTTTTTCTCCTAAAGCCTCAAGTTCTTTTTTAATTGTTTCTTTTTCTGCTTCTATTTTTTTGATTTTGGCTGTTAATGTTTTCTCTTCTTCTTTGAGTTTTTGAAGTTTATTTTCTAGGTATTCAATTTCCAGGTAGGCCTGAAGATAGCCTAGCTGTTCTTTTTGGTGGGATAGTTTTTTTTGGTTGGCTTTAAGCTTTTCAAGCTTTTCTTTAACTACTTCTAGCCGCTTTTTGTTTTTTTCAAATTCTTCTTTTTCCCTTTCAAGGCGAAGAAGCTCCTGGTTTATATTTTTCAGTTTTTCTTGTACTTCTTGTTTCATGCGGCCAAAAGGGTTCTGGCGTAAGCCACATTTTTGAAGGATAAAATCGTCTCGAATCCGCCTCTCAAGGCCTTCAATGCTTGCAGACTTAAGAACTTTATCGAAAACTTCTCGCAACCCCCGGTTGCCAGCCACAGAAAGATCCCTTTCCCGCAAAACTAGAAGACCTTCAAGGACTTGTCTGAAATGTTTATACCCCTTTTTTTCCAGAAATTTTTTGATGCTATCAGGGCTTTCAAGGTCTATCCCGTCTGTTCCCCTAAAATAAGGACGCTTTTCAAGTCCGCTCAATTTTAGCTCATATTCATGGTCTTCTATGAGGAAATTTAACTTAATAACCGGAGGGATTCCCTGACCTTTTGTTGTTTTTTGAACTAAAATTTGCGGGCTTAATGAAAAAACATCAAGTATTCCTTCAATAATGGTGGACTTACCAAATTCGTTAGGTCTGGCAATAAACCTTAGCCCGTTATCAAACAGAAATTCGTGATCCGAAAGAACTTTATAGTTTTTAAAAGAGATTTTAGTAAGCTTCATATAAGTCCTGTAAGAACTTTTCCTTTAGAAATTCTTTGAGACGTTGAGGTTGCTGAGAAACCATTAGACCGTAAAACAAAAATTCTTTTACTTCGGCTTGAATTTCTGGAGATACATCTTCTAAAAGCTCAAGTATGATTTGAGAGATAACATCATCTGGTGAAAATACTTTAGCACCTTCGGAGATACTGATTCTTTCTTCAAAGGAAGAACAAAGTTTGCGAAGACTGTTTTCAAAAAGTTCAAGATATGAATCTATACGCACGTAAACTTTTGAAAAATCAAGCTCTTCAAGTTTTTTAAGGTCATCTTCTGAAAAAATTTGCAGACGAAGATAAGAGGGGACATCGTCAAAAGAGTGTTTGGTTACCTGTAAAGGTGTTTGGGAAAGATCTACTTTTAGAAAGCCACCTTCTGCCTGGGCTGTAGCCAGAAATTCAAAAGGCACAAAGGCTCCACTGTAAAAAGCATTTTCTCCAATCTTTTTATAGCTGTGATAATGCCCCAGAGCTAGGTAATGATAACGTTTGAGGATATCTGGTTTAAGGGGCTTTTCGTATTTTTCATTAGGCCCAAAGGCTCCGTGAAGAATGGCTATCTGGTAGTCAGCCTCGGGGAATAAATCTGGTTGGGGATAACCAAAAAAACCAGCGTAAAAGGCTATTTTTTGCTCTGGGGTTTGGATAATCACAGAAGGACGATCTGGTGAAAGGAAATGGATGTTATCTCTTTCCAATAGGGCGGCCACTTCAGGGCGACGGTAGATTGAATCGGAAGTATAGGCATCATGACCACTTATTTCGTTTTCCGTATTCTGGCCGCCTCCAGGAATGAGTACAAAATGAATTTCCGGAAAAAGGCTCAAAATAGAGAAGAACTCAAGGGCTATTTTGGTAGAAATAGCATTTGAATCAAAAGTATCACCTGCAAATAGCACTACGGCAACGTTGTTAGCCTGAGCCTCAGCTAGAATCTTTTTTAGTTTGGTGAAAATTAAAGATACGTGTTCTTCAGCTGAACGCTTTGGAGGAACCACCCCAAGATGTAAATCAGATAAGTGATAAAGCTTCACGTTTGTAATTATAACGTCAGCTATTTAGATAAAAAGGGCTTGAAAAATTTTTTGAATTTTTCTTCTAATAAACGAACCTTTGCAAAATTTAGAAAACAGGGATAGCTTTTGCTGCTCACGCAGCCTCGCAAGGCTTTCCTTTTTTTGTCATTAAGAGGAGGCACGAAGTGCCGACGAAGCGGTCTCTGAGATTGCTTCGCCCTTGACGGGACTCGCAATGACAAAGTAAAAGACGGATCGCAATGACTCCTTCATTTGTAACTGAGAGGAACCGAAGGCGACGAAATAGTCCTTGCGCCAATGGCTATCTGCCATCTGCCATTTAGGCACGGCGAGGCCTATGGGCGAAGCAGTCTCTTAAGTAAAACATTTTGTAAAGGCCTCATAAAGATCCTAGATGCAAGTGAAGGTAGCTGGCGATAATGTTTTCTTTAACTAAGCCAGCCGTAGAAACCTCTAGACCTTCAAAATCAGTAACTTTTAAACCACGGAGACCAAAGCCTGAAACGCGACTGTAATGAAACTCATGGCCCCTGATTTTTTGTCCTTCATTTGCCAAAAAATTAGAAGTCTTAAATGTGGCTTCACGATAACCGATGGCCTGAAGCCTCTTTTCCATGCGTGCCAGGCCAGGCAAGATCCCGGCCATGGGAAAAACCTGGCCGTTAACCTCAAGGCCTTCTAGAAGAAACATAAAGCCGCCACATTCGGCAAGGACAGGCATGCCTTCGGCGACATGCTTTTTAAGTTTTTCATGTAATTCGGTTTGGTTAGACAAAGTTTCCGCAAAAAGTTCTGGATAGCCTCCAGGCAAGTAGAGGACATCTGCTTTTTCTGGAAACTCTCCTTTAATGGGTGAAAAAAAGACTATTTCGTTGCCTGATTCTTTTAAAATATCCAAATTTTCCTGGTAGCAGAAGGAAAAGGCCTTGTCCCTGGCCACGGCAATTTTTGAGCCTTTAATTTTTACGGGAGAAGTTTTTTCTTGGAAAGCTTTAAAAGATGTCTCTTTAAGGCGGGCTATTATTTCTGAAAGATTGGTTTCTTTGGCCAGCTTTTCTGCAAAATAAGCCAATTTTTCTTCGAGTTTTATTTCTTCAGCCTGAACCAGACCGAGATGCCTTGAGGGAAGTTCCAAGTTTTTTTCCCGGGTTACTACGCCAAGAAGAGGAATGTCTAGGCCTTGAAGCGCTTTTTGAAGAATTCTTTCGTGTTTTACGCTGGCTACACCGTTTAAAATTACACCCGTAAAATTAAGTTCTTTCCAATAAGAAGTAAGGCCTTTTAAGATGGCGGCCGCGGTATGTCCAAAACCCCTTGCAGGGAACACCAACAAAATTGGCAGATCGAGGATTTTAGCAACTTCAGCGGTGGAAGCGCAGGTGGTGCCACCTGCACCGTCAAAAAGCCCCATCACTCCTTCTATTACAGCTATGTGGGCTTTTTTAGCTCCTCGTAAAAAACTTCGTATAACTCCCTTTTTTCCTGTCATCCAGGAGTCTAGGTTGTAACAGGGGCGGTTGGCCGCCCTAGCAAGATAAGCCGGGTCTATATAATCAGGCCCAACTTTAAAAGGCGCTACCTCAAGGCCCTGGCTTTTAAAGGCCTTAATGAGCCCGCTGGTAATCACGGTTTTCCCTGAACTACTAAACGGAGCAGCTATAACCAGGCCTTTTGCTTGATTCATCAGTAACGCTTACCCTTATAACCACGCGGGGTTACCATGAGATTTTCTAAAATAAAGCTGCTTGAGCTGCCTATAAAAACCGTAGTTTGCATGTCAACGTCTTCAGGATTGAGGGCGGTAAGAGTGGTAATTTTTAGGCTTTCGTCTTTACGCCCAATAGCTTTGGCTATTCCCACCGGGGTGTCTTCTGGGCGAAATTCAAGAATAATGTCTTTGGCGCGGGCCAAGTGTTCTTTGCGGCCTTTGCTTCTGGGGTTATAAAGCACGATGACAAAGTCCGCCTGAGCAGCGGCTCTAAGGCGCTTTTCAATAATTTCCCAGGGGGTTAAGCGATCAGAAAGGCTAATGCAGGCAAAGTCGTGCATAAGCGGGGCTCCTAGGCGGGCAGCCCCTGCACTGGCTGAGGTAATCCCTGGTATTATCTCCACAGGGATTCGGCCCATGAGTTCTTTTTCTTTCATTAGTTCAAAGACAAGCCCGGCCATGCCGTAAATGCCAGGGTCACCTCCGCTTACTAAAGCTACCTCAAAGCCCTCAAGCGCTAAATTAAGGGCCAAGGTTACTCGATCAACTTCCTGAGTCATACCTGAAGTAAAAACTTCTTTGTCTTGAAGAAGTTTTTCCACAAGGGTTACATAAGTTTTATAGCCAACTACTTTTTCTGCTTGCCTAAGGGCCTTGCGTGCTCGAGGAGTAAGTTCTTCAAGGCTTCCGGGCCCAAGCCCAACAACCCAAAGTTTTCCCGGCGGAGGCGGTATTTCAGCCACAGCTATGGTAACGCCGTCTTGTTTTTGTTTGGGAATAAGGAGCCTGTCACCTTGAGAGCCAGAAAGCGCGGCTGGTTCCGCCACGGCCCGCACTTCGGTATGTTTTTTAGCCATCGAGTCTTTAAGGCCGGCTTGGGTAATTATGACGTTTATTTTTTTAGGGGTAACGGCTAAAGCTTCAGCATTTAGTCTTTGAGCCAGGGCTTTAAATCCAGGAGATTTGGCTTTGCGCTCAAGAGTGGCTAATTTCTTGATAGAAAGAAGGCTTAAACGGTGCTTTTCAAACACTTTTTTAAGGGCCGTAAAAAGTTTTTCTTCTGAGACTCCTTCATGGAAACCCATACCCACTATAAGCCTTTTTGGCCGGGCATAAAGCCCTGAAAAATTTTCAAAATAGTGATAGCCCACGACAAGATGAGCCTCTTCGAGCTCATTCGTTAGTTCAAATGTTTCAAGAAGCGGGACTTTAGTTTCTGTATAAACTTTAAGGCCTTTTTCTTCTATGTAGCGAGAAGTAGTTTTGGGGATAAGTTCTTCTGGTTCAAAGATGAGCTCGTGCTTTTTAGCCCATAGATCAAGGGCTGGAAGCTCTGAAATATCACTGGCCGTGGTAATAACCGGCGTAGAGTTGAGACAAGCTGCTATCTCACGGGCAAGGCTATTAGCTCCTCCTAGATGTCCTGAGACCAGACTTATTACGAAGCGACCAGCTTCGTCGAGAACAAGCACCGCTGGGTCTTTTTTCTTGTCTTCTAGTAGGGGACTTATCTTTCTTACGGCGATACCACTTGCTCCAATAAAAATTATGGCCCTGCTTTCGTAAAAGCAGCTTTTGAGTTTTTGGTAAGAAAAAGGGAATATATCAGCTTCAGGAAAAAAATCGGCAATCTTTTCTGCCAAAGCTTTTCCTTTTGAGCTTATATAAAAAACAACTACTTTATTATTCATGCCTTGGAGGGTACTCTAAGCCTTCCATTTTGAAAGAAATATTCGAATTTTAACCTTTAAGTAAGTCCGTTTTAACCAAAGTTCTCGCTTAAGCGGGAATCTCGGTAGAGTTTTGATCTTTTGTTCATATGTTTTATGGCCGCTTCTAATGCTTCGCCCACGTAAATGAGGGCTGTTTTTTTAAAGCCGGCTTCTTTAACCAGGTGGCTCAAGTCTTTAAGTTTACCCCTGATAATTTGTTCTTCTGGCCAACTAGCCTTGTAAACCAGGGCTATTGGGGTATCAGGTGCAAGTTTCTTAAGTAAGGCTTGTTCTATCTCTCTAGCCCTATTGATACTGAGGAAGATTACCAGGGTAACGTCTTTTCTGGCAAAATAAATTAGGTCTTCAGAGGAAGGACCGGGAGTTTTTCCTCCAAGCCGGGTAAAAATTACCGTCTGGGAAACTTCAGGCACGGTGAACTCGAGGCCAAGGCTTGCCGCTCCAGCAGAAGCTGAAGTTACTCCAGGGATCACTTTGTATGCTATGCCTCTGGCTTTAAGCTCAACGATTTGTTCATGAATAGCGCCGTAAAAGGCAGGGTCTCCACTATGGAGTCTTACCACGGTTTTGCCCTGGAATACTGCCTCTGTAATAACTTCTATGATTTCTTCAAGGGACATTTTAGCTGAATTGTAAAGTTCAGCCTTTAAACCTTCCACAAGCGAGGGGTTTACCAGAGAGCCGGCGTAGATGATTACATCTGCTTCATTAAGTAAACGTTTTCCTTTCTTTGTAATAAGCCCCGGGTCTCCTGGGCCGGCACCTACAAAGTAAACTTTAGTTTCCATATTTTTCTCCTACCAGAAGATATATTTGGTTTTGGGCCTTGAGGTAAGTATAGCCTGAAATGCGGTGGCTTGATCTTGACACCTGGATAGAAACCACCTCTTTTAGACCATTTTTTTCTTTTAAAAATCGGTAAGCGGTATCCAGAGATTCAATGGTTATGGTCGCTATCACTACCGGGCCTGATTTAAGCTTTAGCCACACAGCGTTTAAGATGTCTTCAAGCCCTTTACCTCCGCCTCCTATGAATACTCTATCAGGTGAGGGCAGGGCACTTAAGACTTCTGGAGCGTTACCTTCAATGACCTTAACATTAAAAAGGCCGAATTTCTGGCGGTTTTTTTTTATTAAGTTTATTCTTTCTCGATGTTTTTCTACGGCATAGACCAAAAGCCCTGGTGATAGGTTAGCCACCTCACAAGAAACTGAGCCAGACCCAGCGCCTATATCCCAGAAAATTCCTCGATGAGGGAGCCTTAGTTTATGGAGGATAACGGCCCGCACTTCATCTTTGGTTATTAAGCCCCTTTCGTAGAGAAATTCTTTTTCTTTTAGGCCAAAGACAGGATTTTTGTTTAACTCTTCAGATATGATAATTACTAGGTTTGGAGTTTTAAAGTCTTTTTGAGAAAAATCAGCTGGTGTTCCGTCTATTATATTTTCTTCAGGGCGGCCTAAACGTTCAGCCACGATCATCTTTATCTGGTAAAGACGAGCTTCTAAAAGGGTGTGGGCAATCCTTTTGGGAGAATTTTCGGAGTCAGTAAGAATTACGAGTTTTTTGTATTGCCTAACAAGGGCCGGAATATCCTCTAAAGTATGGTTTCTTTCAGTTTTTCGAGAACCGTGAAGGCTAACAAAAAAAGCGCCTTCCCAGAGGATTTTGGCTTCAGCAAAAGCGACCTGGAGGCTCGAAAGGGCAGGAATTAGTTTTATTTCCCGAGGGTCAAAGCGGGTGAGAAATTTTTTACCCACCCCAAAAAACAAAGGATCTCCTGAAGCCCAAAAGGCTACTTTTTTCTCAGAGGAGAGAGCTTTTTCTACTTCTTCTAAAGCTTCACTGAAGTGTTTGAAAAAAAACCAGTTTTTGTGTGAGAACTTTCTGTGCCAAGGGACGAGTTTATCTTTAAGGTGCAAAGCCGCTACTATTTTATCAGCTTCTTCAAGGGCTTTGTTAATCTCTGAGGTATAATCTTTTACAGGTAAGCCCAAAACCCAAAGTTTTGTCTCTTCCATCTTTGTCAAACTATCGCCCTTGATCCCAAGTGGCAAGATTTTTTTTACAAACCAATCTTGATTAAGCAGGAGTTTTGGTTTGAGGGTTGAAAATTTTTGCCTGTCCCCACTATATTTGGCTTATGAAAAAAAATAGGCCTCTTCTGGTTTATCTATTCCTTACTTTAGGTCTGATAGGCGCAATTTTTCTGGCCCTTACTCGTGGAGCGGTGAACTTAAACTTTCTTGATCTTTCTCCCGTTGAAAAAGACATATTCCTCTACGTGAGGGTACCTCGAGTTCTTCTGGCGGTTCTGGTAGGTGGGGCTCTCGTATTGAGCGGTATTCTTTTTCAATATGTTATGCAAAACCCACTGGCCGACTCTTTCACTACCGGAGCTTCAGCTTCGGCGGCGCTGGGAGCCGTAATTGCTATCTTTTTTGGACTTACACATTTTATCTTGCCCTTTGCCCTGGGTTTCACTTTGCTGGGCCTAGCTATCGTTTACCGCATTGCGTCTTACCAAGGGAGGCTTCTTCCTATAACCATGCTTTTGGCAGGCATTGTTATTAGCACTTTTTCTTCCGCCACTATAAGCCTCCTTAAATACCTCAGTGATGATTCGGTTTCTTCCATAGTTTTTTGGCTAATGGGAGGCTTCCAGAATGCTTCTTACGCCAAAATCGTTCTCCTTGTCGTGACTTTATTGCTAGTGACGTTTAGTCTCTACCGCCGCGCCCTTATGCTTGATCTCATAAGCTTTGACGAAGCTACGGCCATTTCAAGTGGTGTCCCTGTTTACCGCTTAAGAAAAGAACTACTTTTTTACGGAGCTCTGCTTACGACCTTTGCCGTAGCCTTTTCAGGTATAATAGGTTTTGTAGGTTTAATAGTGCCTC from Thermodesulfatator indicus DSM 15286 harbors:
- a CDS encoding chemotaxis protein CheX; protein product: MGKSPIGEAIEASVMEVISTFTGQTPTPEKTFIRQERKSLGDVSAILGLTGKGFTGTFVVTFEKDSLFGVVESLFGHRPEEINDEVRDAAGEMANMICGAFRRRFEQNGISLQSSTPAIVSGENHTLEILCKSQRLVMPFSLNGSKIYIEFCLDKK
- a CDS encoding glycosyltransferase 28 domain-containing protein, with protein sequence MKLTKISFKNYKVLSDHEFLFDNGLRFIARPNEFGKSTIIEGILDVFSLSPQILVQKTTKGQGIPPVIKLNFLIEDHEYELKLSGLEKRPYFRGTDGIDLESPDSIKKFLEKKGYKHFRQVLEGLLVLRERDLSVAGNRGLREVFDKVLKSASIEGLERRIRDDFILQKCGLRQNPFGRMKQEVQEKLKNINQELLRLEREKEEFEKNKKRLEVVKEKLEKLKANQKKLSHQKEQLGYLQAYLEIEYLENKLQKLKEEEKTLTAKIKKIEAEKETIKKELEALGEKERKLISQLAQKNFINREIRLLKDKLKQLHQEFTKQQEYQKLKEILGPLANQNPEKLQDYLNEWRTFLKMASLSRGKIEILNAGNTILINGKEVSSRNIEFQGKVNLKYQDLELNIYPQVKLADLSKKITHLEKEFLTPENLLQTIQKLRKLKQLETSLEEELNLPPLKNKIEETQKEIENLKENQKKVVQQEKLAKEIRNQIKTLEQKRRNLEEKYLALKEELSAKKTEIKNLETKIKDYPRDFEEGLSLKTIKAYQGHSLKNISNLLNQVAQNLERTEAEIIKLDKEKDLYEDRVARKPDLARYEELLDEKKILERQLLRFKRLEAVLRTSADILARLKERINQAYLEKFENKVAEIFKEITEGRYISVRFNFPSLFFDREAFKRDWVAINQEGKAFPIDSLSDGTKVQLLLAARLALVELFFEHKAFFLLDEPLAYFDENRAKRTLNILNSLADSGWQIIIMSARPFET
- a CDS encoding metallophosphoesterase family protein, coding for MKLYHLSDLHLGVVPPKRSAEEHVSLIFTKLKKILAEAQANNVAVVLFAGDTFDSNAISTKIALEFFSILSLFPEIHFVLIPGGGQNTENEISGHDAYTSDSIYRRPEVAALLERDNIHFLSPDRPSVIIQTPEQKIAFYAGFFGYPQPDLFPEADYQIAILHGAFGPNEKYEKPLKPDILKRYHYLALGHYHSYKKIGENAFYSGAFVPFEFLATAQAEGGFLKVDLSQTPLQVTKHSFDDVPSYLRLQIFSEDDLKKLEELDFSKVYVRIDSYLELFENSLRKLCSSFEERISISEGAKVFSPDDVISQIILELLEDVSPEIQAEVKEFLFYGLMVSQQPQRLKEFLKEKFLQDLYEAY
- a CDS encoding cobyrinate a,c-diamide synthase — its product is MNQAKGLVIAAPFSSSGKTVITSGLIKAFKSQGLEVAPFKVGPDYIDPAYLARAANRPCYNLDSWMTGKKGVIRSFLRGAKKAHIAVIEGVMGLFDGAGGTTCASTAEVAKILDLPILLVFPARGFGHTAAAILKGLTSYWKELNFTGVILNGVASVKHERILQKALQGLDIPLLGVVTREKNLELPSRHLGLVQAEEIKLEEKLAYFAEKLAKETNLSEIIARLKETSFKAFQEKTSPVKIKGSKIAVARDKAFSFCYQENLDILKESGNEIVFFSPIKGEFPEKADVLYLPGGYPELFAETLSNQTELHEKLKKHVAEGMPVLAECGGFMFLLEGLEVNGQVFPMAGILPGLARMEKRLQAIGYREATFKTSNFLANEGQKIRGHEFHYSRVSGFGLRGLKVTDFEGLEVSTAGLVKENIIASYLHLHLGSL
- the cobJ gene encoding precorrin-3B C(17)-methyltransferase; the encoded protein is MNNKVVVFYISSKGKALAEKIADFFPEADIFPFSYQKLKSCFYESRAIIFIGASGIAVRKISPLLEDKKKDPAVLVLDEAGRFVISLVSGHLGGANSLAREIAACLNSTPVITTASDISELPALDLWAKKHELIFEPEELIPKTTSRYIEEKGLKVYTETKVPLLETFELTNELEEAHLVVGYHYFENFSGLYARPKRLIVGMGFHEGVSEEKLFTALKKVFEKHRLSLLSIKKLATLERKAKSPGFKALAQRLNAEALAVTPKKINVIITQAGLKDSMAKKHTEVRAVAEPAALSGSQGDRLLIPKQKQDGVTIAVAEIPPPPGKLWVVGLGPGSLEELTPRARKALRQAEKVVGYKTYVTLVEKLLQDKEVFTSGMTQEVDRVTLALNLALEGFEVALVSGGDPGIYGMAGLVFELMKEKELMGRIPVEIIPGITSASAGAARLGAPLMHDFACISLSDRLTPWEIIEKRLRAAAQADFVIVLYNPRSKGRKEHLARAKDIILEFRPEDTPVGIAKAIGRKDESLKITTLTALNPEDVDMQTTVFIGSSSSFILENLMVTPRGYKGKRY
- the cobM gene encoding precorrin-4 C(11)-methyltransferase; its protein translation is METKVYFVGAGPGDPGLITKKGKRLLNEADVIIYAGSLVNPSLVEGLKAELYNSAKMSLEEIIEVITEAVFQGKTVVRLHSGDPAFYGAIHEQIVELKARGIAYKVIPGVTSASAGAASLGLEFTVPEVSQTVIFTRLGGKTPGPSSEDLIYFARKDVTLVIFLSINRAREIEQALLKKLAPDTPIALVYKASWPEEQIIRGKLKDLSHLVKEAGFKKTALIYVGEALEAAIKHMNKRSKLYRDSRLSENFG
- a CDS encoding bifunctional cobalt-precorrin-7 (C(5))-methyltransferase/cobalt-precorrin-6B (C(15))-methyltransferase, with the translated sequence MEETKLWVLGLPVKDYTSEINKALEEADKIVAALHLKDKLVPWHRKFSHKNWFFFKHFSEALEEVEKALSSEKKVAFWASGDPLFFGVGKKFLTRFDPREIKLIPALSSLQVAFAEAKILWEGAFFVSLHGSRKTERNHTLEDIPALVRQYKKLVILTDSENSPKRIAHTLLEARLYQIKMIVAERLGRPEENIIDGTPADFSQKDFKTPNLVIIISEELNKNPVFGLKEKEFLYERGLITKDEVRAVILHKLRLPHRGIFWDIGAGSGSVSCEVANLSPGLLVYAVEKHRERINLIKKNRQKFGLFNVKVIEGNAPEVLSALPSPDRVFIGGGGKGLEDILNAVWLKLKSGPVVIATITIESLDTAYRFLKEKNGLKEVVSIQVSRSSHRISGYTYLKAQNQIYLLVGEKYGN
- a CDS encoding FecCD family ABC transporter permease, whose protein sequence is MKKNRPLLVYLFLTLGLIGAIFLALTRGAVNLNFLDLSPVEKDIFLYVRVPRVLLAVLVGGALVLSGILFQYVMQNPLADSFTTGASASAALGAVIAIFFGLTHFILPFALGFTLLGLAIVYRIASYQGRLLPITMLLAGIVISTFSSATISLLKYLSDDSVSSIVFWLMGGFQNASYAKIVLLVVTLLLVTFSLYRRALMLDLISFDEATAISSGVPVYRLRKELLFYGALLTTFAVAFSGIIGFVGLIVPHILRLLGFSQAKKIILTGLFSGAIFMVLADLLSRTILPQGEELPVGILTSSIGGLFFLYLLVKRRKSLYEFD